Proteins encoded in a region of the Mesoflavibacter profundi genome:
- a CDS encoding DUF4870 domain-containing protein, translating into MQENKQLIVLTHLSQLITLVIGFGSLLLPLIIWLTQKDKVYNLDKHGKNIVNFQLSLLVYCLLCIPLILFLGLGLLGFIVLGIISVIFPVINAIKASNGETPTYPLSFNFIS; encoded by the coding sequence ATGCAAGAAAACAAACAACTTATTGTCTTAACACATTTAAGTCAATTAATTACATTAGTAATTGGTTTTGGTAGTCTTTTATTGCCATTAATTATCTGGCTAACACAAAAAGACAAAGTTTACAATTTAGACAAGCATGGAAAAAATATAGTTAACTTTCAGTTAAGTTTACTAGTGTATTGTCTACTGTGTATTCCATTAATTTTATTTTTAGGACTTGGACTATTAGGCTTTATAGTTTTAGGAATTATATCTGTTATTTTTCCAGTAATCAATGCTATTAAGGCAAGTAATGGCGAAACTCCAACATATCCTTTATCTTTTAATTTTATTAGTTAG
- a CDS encoding LytR/AlgR family response regulator transcription factor, whose protein sequence is MKAIIIDDEKRARHLLSNLLTEHCASITSIEEAQDLASGVDLIKTSKPDVVFLDIEMPNQSGLDILEYFPNQIDFKIIFVTAYNQYAIEAFKLSAVDYLLKPVDTTELKEAVAKAEEAIKANNLNDQLNKLRDSLKQLSMDKIALEIPKGIMFASHNDIVYFEADGMYTNVQLIDGKQKTICKPLKHFVEQLERNAMFFKCHRSYLINLKYVDELVKDDGDYLLMNNQKRIPISKSKRDQFLEVIKETFM, encoded by the coding sequence ATGAAAGCGATAATTATAGACGACGAAAAACGCGCGAGACATTTACTATCAAACCTGCTAACTGAACATTGCGCAAGTATTACTAGCATTGAAGAAGCGCAAGATTTAGCATCTGGTGTAGATTTGATTAAAACCAGTAAACCAGATGTTGTTTTTTTAGATATCGAAATGCCTAATCAGTCTGGATTAGACATTTTAGAATACTTTCCAAATCAGATTGATTTTAAAATCATTTTTGTGACGGCGTACAATCAATATGCGATTGAAGCTTTCAAATTATCAGCAGTAGATTATTTGTTAAAACCAGTTGATACAACCGAGTTAAAAGAAGCAGTTGCAAAAGCCGAAGAAGCGATAAAAGCCAACAATTTAAACGACCAATTAAACAAGTTACGCGATTCGTTAAAGCAACTCTCAATGGATAAAATTGCTTTAGAAATTCCTAAAGGAATCATGTTCGCATCGCATAATGATATCGTATATTTTGAAGCTGATGGTATGTACACCAACGTACAACTTATTGATGGCAAACAAAAAACCATTTGCAAGCCGTTAAAGCATTTTGTTGAGCAATTAGAACGCAATGCGATGTTTTTTAAATGTCATCGTTCGTATTTAATCAACTTAAAATATGTTGATGAATTGGTTAAAGATGATGGCGATTATTTGTTAATGAACAATCAAAAACGCATCCCAATTTCAAAATCTAAACGCGATCAGTTTCTTGAAGTAATCAAGGAAACGTTTATGTGA
- a CDS encoding YeeE/YedE family protein, whose protein sequence is MEFFLQPWSWLLSGFLIALTMFLLLLMGKTFGMSSNLRTFCAMCGAGKVSNLFNFNWRKDSWNLLVAVGAIIGGFLASNFLTTAEMPDISDATKLALEQMDFSVKNSYLPTELFSAEALQQPKNIIILIIGGLLIGFGTRYAGGCTSGHAISGLSNLQKPSLIAVIGFFIGGLIMVHLIFPLIF, encoded by the coding sequence ATGGAATTTTTTTTACAACCATGGTCGTGGTTGCTCTCTGGATTTTTAATAGCACTTACAATGTTCCTGTTACTATTAATGGGAAAAACCTTCGGAATGTCTTCCAATTTACGAACTTTTTGCGCTATGTGTGGCGCAGGAAAAGTTAGTAATTTATTCAATTTTAATTGGCGAAAAGATAGTTGGAATTTATTAGTTGCTGTTGGAGCAATAATTGGTGGTTTTTTAGCATCAAATTTTCTTACAACTGCAGAAATGCCGGATATTAGTGACGCTACAAAACTTGCATTAGAGCAAATGGATTTTTCTGTCAAGAATTCCTATTTGCCAACCGAATTATTTTCAGCAGAAGCATTACAACAACCTAAAAACATTATTATTTTAATTATTGGAGGATTACTAATTGGCTTTGGTACGCGTTATGCTGGCGGATGTACTTCAGGTCATGCAATTTCTGGATTAAGTAATTTACAAAAGCCTTCATTAATTGCTGTGATTGGATTTTTTATTGGAGGATTAATCATGGTACACTTAATATTTCCCTTAATTTTTTAA
- a CDS encoding efflux RND transporter permease subunit, producing the protein MKEGLAGKIAKVFMTSKLTVLLMIVFMVIGVYSSFLIPREEEPQIDVPMADIFVGYPGASPTEVESRVIKPLEQLISNIKGVEYVYSTSMKEQGMVIVQFYVGEDIERSFVKLYNEINKHMDQMPEGVTFPLVKTRAIDDVPMLGLTLWSENYDDFQLGQMAQEIEAEIKKVNDVAITHKIGGRERQIRVVLDKDKLASAGLDFLSVSEMIKANNAQLNSGTFDKNDTEFVVNTGKFLESMTDVENLVVGVQQNQPIYLKQVAKIIDGPEVPQNYVSLGFGQASEKASDYKSEYPAVTISVAKRKGADAMKIADVIIDKVEHLRKTLIPDDVHVEITRNYGETASHKVSELLLHLIGSIIAVTFVVMLAMGWRGGLVVFLSVPITFALTLLSYYMLDYTLNRITLFALVFVTGIVVDDSIIIAENMHRHFKMKRLPFKQAALYAINEVGNPTILATFTVIASVLPMAFVSGLMGPYMAPMPIGASIAMILSLFVALTITPYLGYIFLREKDKKGAEEKPKKPLEDTLIYKFYEKFERPLIESSSKRWLFLGLTFILLMGTMVMFFTNSVVVKMLPFDNKNEFQVVIDMPEGTTLERTAVVAQEISQYLSTRPEVVNYQNYIGTSAPITFNGLVRHYDLRGGSNMADIQVNLIDKGERSAQSHDIAKLLRPEIQKIASKYNANVKVVEVPPGPPVLSTLVAEIYGPDYDKQMEIANEVQNILNNTEDVVDVDWMVEADQKEFQFTIDKEKAMLYGVAPKQIAYTMNMALSNRPLTVLYDEDAVNQIGLVLALDEKEKSTIQDISQLKVKSQQGNLVPIVDLVDISETTSAKSIYRKNQKRVVYVLADMAGELESPAYAILGMEEKLKAIPLPQGYKINEMYLGQPEFEDDYTVKWDGEWQITLEVFRDLGIAFLGAIALIYILIVGWFQNFKAPVVMMVAIPLSMIGIILGHWLMGAFFTATSFIGMIALAGIMVRNSVLLIDFINLRLEEGVPLKQAAIEAGAVRTTPILLTAGTVVIGAFVILFDPIFQGLAISLMGGTIVSTVLTLLVVPLVYYMIERKNHQ; encoded by the coding sequence ATGAAAGAAGGTTTAGCAGGAAAAATTGCCAAAGTCTTTATGACATCTAAGCTTACAGTGCTTTTAATGATTGTATTTATGGTCATTGGTGTGTACAGCTCGTTTTTAATTCCTCGTGAAGAAGAGCCGCAAATTGATGTGCCTATGGCAGATATTTTTGTGGGTTATCCTGGTGCAAGTCCAACCGAGGTTGAATCTAGAGTGATTAAGCCTTTAGAGCAATTAATTTCAAATATAAAAGGTGTGGAATATGTGTATTCTACATCTATGAAAGAGCAGGGAATGGTCATCGTTCAGTTTTATGTGGGCGAAGATATCGAGCGTTCTTTTGTGAAATTATATAACGAAATCAATAAGCATATGGATCAAATGCCAGAAGGCGTTACATTTCCATTAGTAAAAACACGTGCTATTGATGATGTGCCAATGTTGGGTTTAACATTGTGGAGTGAAAACTATGACGATTTCCAATTAGGGCAAATGGCTCAAGAAATAGAAGCCGAAATTAAAAAAGTGAATGACGTTGCTATCACACATAAAATAGGTGGAAGAGAACGTCAAATAAGAGTCGTTTTAGATAAAGACAAATTAGCAAGTGCTGGTTTAGACTTTTTATCGGTTTCTGAAATGATTAAAGCCAACAACGCACAATTAAATAGCGGCACTTTTGATAAAAATGATACTGAATTTGTTGTAAATACAGGCAAATTTTTAGAATCGATGACTGATGTTGAAAATCTAGTCGTTGGTGTTCAGCAAAATCAGCCTATCTATTTAAAGCAAGTGGCGAAAATTATTGATGGTCCTGAAGTACCACAAAATTATGTTAGTCTTGGTTTTGGTCAAGCTAGCGAAAAAGCAAGTGATTACAAATCAGAATACCCAGCAGTAACTATTTCGGTAGCAAAACGAAAAGGTGCAGACGCGATGAAAATTGCAGATGTCATCATTGATAAAGTAGAGCATTTACGTAAAACTTTAATTCCTGATGATGTACACGTAGAAATCACCAGAAACTATGGTGAAACAGCGTCTCACAAAGTATCAGAATTATTATTACACCTTATTGGTTCTATCATCGCAGTAACATTTGTTGTAATGTTGGCAATGGGTTGGCGTGGTGGATTGGTTGTGTTTTTATCGGTGCCAATTACATTCGCATTAACGCTGTTAAGCTACTATATGCTAGATTATACGCTTAACCGAATTACCTTATTCGCATTAGTATTTGTAACTGGTATTGTGGTAGACGATTCCATTATCATTGCCGAAAATATGCATAGGCATTTTAAAATGAAACGCTTGCCTTTTAAACAAGCGGCTCTTTATGCCATTAACGAAGTAGGTAACCCAACTATTTTGGCAACATTTACCGTAATTGCATCGGTATTGCCTATGGCGTTTGTGTCTGGATTAATGGGACCATATATGGCGCCAATGCCAATTGGTGCCTCTATTGCAATGATTTTATCATTATTTGTTGCATTAACTATAACACCATATTTGGGGTATATTTTCTTGCGTGAAAAAGATAAAAAAGGAGCAGAGGAGAAGCCTAAAAAGCCTTTAGAGGACACATTAATTTACAAGTTCTACGAAAAATTTGAACGTCCGTTAATTGAAAGTTCTTCAAAACGTTGGTTGTTTTTAGGATTAACTTTCATCTTGTTAATGGGAACAATGGTGATGTTTTTTACCAATTCGGTTGTTGTAAAAATGTTACCGTTTGATAACAAAAACGAATTTCAGGTAGTGATTGATATGCCAGAAGGGACAACTTTAGAGCGTACAGCAGTTGTAGCTCAAGAAATTTCACAATACCTATCAACGCGACCAGAAGTGGTTAACTATCAAAATTATATTGGGACTTCGGCGCCAATTACCTTTAATGGATTAGTACGTCACTACGATTTACGAGGTGGAAGTAATATGGCAGATATACAAGTGAATTTAATTGATAAAGGCGAACGTAGTGCGCAATCTCACGATATTGCAAAATTATTGCGTCCTGAAATTCAAAAGATAGCTTCAAAATATAATGCGAATGTTAAGGTTGTTGAAGTGCCACCAGGTCCACCTGTATTATCAACTTTAGTGGCTGAAATATACGGTCCTGATTATGATAAGCAAATGGAAATTGCTAATGAAGTTCAAAATATTTTGAATAATACAGAAGATGTTGTTGACGTCGATTGGATGGTAGAAGCTGATCAAAAAGAATTTCAATTCACAATAGACAAAGAAAAAGCAATGCTTTACGGAGTAGCACCAAAGCAGATTGCTTATACGATGAATATGGCATTATCCAACAGACCGTTAACGGTGTTATATGACGAAGATGCAGTGAATCAAATAGGTTTAGTATTAGCTTTAGATGAAAAGGAAAAGTCAACCATTCAAGATATTTCGCAGTTAAAAGTGAAATCACAACAAGGTAATTTAGTGCCAATTGTAGACTTGGTTGATATTAGTGAAACGACAAGTGCAAAAAGCATTTACCGTAAAAACCAAAAACGTGTGGTTTATGTGTTAGCAGATATGGCTGGCGAATTAGAAAGTCCTGCGTATGCGATATTAGGAATGGAAGAGAAGCTAAAAGCAATTCCGTTACCACAAGGTTATAAGATCAATGAAATGTATTTAGGACAACCAGAATTTGAAGATGATTACACCGTAAAATGGGATGGAGAATGGCAAATTACCTTGGAAGTATTTAGAGATTTAGGAATTGCCTTTTTAGGAGCAATTGCTTTAATCTACATCTTAATTGTAGGTTGGTTCCAAAACTTTAAAGCACCAGTAGTGATGATGGTTGCTATACCATTATCAATGATTGGTATTATTTTAGGTCACTGGTTGATGGGCGCATTTTTTACCGCAACATCATTTATTGGTATGATTGCGTTAGCGGGAATTATGGTGCGTAATTCGGTATTACTCATCGACTTTATCAATCTAAGATTAGAAGAAGGCGTGCCACTAAAACAAGCCGCAATAGAAGCAGGAGCAGTGCGTACAACACCAATTTTATTAACTGCAGGAACAGTAGTTATAGGTGCATTTGTTATACTGTTTGACCCGATCTTTCAAGGATTAGCTATTTCGTTAATGGGAGGAACCATCGTTTCGACTGTATTAACCTTATTAGTTGTGCCTTTAGTGTATTATATGATTGAACGAAAAAATCATCAGTAA
- a CDS encoding efflux RND transporter periplasmic adaptor subunit has protein sequence MKKLYTILSLSTAILLASCGSEDKKAVADNSPAIPVKVAQVSDNNDSPFLAVSGKIQAENSANLSTRMMGYVNNVPVNVGDKVSKGQLLVAINNADLQAQKAQVNANITKATAAFNNAKKDYERFQALFAKNSASQKEMDDMTANYEMAKAGLEAAKQMKNEINAQFAYTNITAPFSGVITSKNVKKGDMANPGQPLISIEAPGNFEVVTMVPETEISEIKKDAKVSVNVKSINRTISGKVTEVSTSAAQTGGQYLVKITLDKTDAKILSGMFTTVQFPVERKAETSMVLIPKEAIVNNGQLSGVYTVSQSNTAILRWLRLGRTFGNEVEVLSGLNANESYIVSAEGKLYNGAKISVQ, from the coding sequence ATGAAAAAACTATATACCATCTTATCACTTTCAACAGCAATATTACTAGCAAGTTGTGGTAGCGAAGACAAAAAAGCAGTTGCAGATAACTCGCCAGCTATTCCTGTAAAAGTAGCACAGGTTAGCGATAATAATGACAGTCCATTTTTAGCGGTAAGCGGAAAAATTCAGGCCGAAAACAGTGCTAATTTAAGTACAAGAATGATGGGTTACGTCAATAACGTACCTGTAAATGTTGGCGATAAAGTAAGCAAAGGACAATTGTTAGTAGCTATTAATAATGCCGATTTACAAGCGCAAAAAGCACAAGTAAACGCAAATATCACAAAAGCTACAGCAGCATTTAACAATGCTAAAAAAGACTACGAGCGTTTTCAAGCACTTTTTGCAAAAAACAGTGCCTCTCAAAAAGAAATGGATGATATGACAGCTAATTACGAGATGGCAAAAGCAGGTCTTGAAGCTGCAAAACAAATGAAGAATGAAATTAATGCACAATTTGCTTATACTAATATTACTGCACCTTTTAGCGGTGTCATTACAAGCAAAAATGTAAAGAAAGGTGATATGGCAAATCCAGGTCAGCCTTTAATTTCTATTGAAGCTCCAGGTAATTTTGAAGTGGTTACAATGGTTCCAGAAACCGAAATTTCAGAAATAAAAAAAGATGCAAAAGTAAGTGTCAATGTAAAATCTATTAACCGAACTATTTCTGGAAAAGTAACCGAAGTAAGCACATCTGCAGCACAAACTGGTGGACAATATTTAGTGAAGATAACTTTAGATAAAACCGATGCGAAAATTCTATCAGGAATGTTCACAACGGTACAATTTCCTGTAGAAAGAAAAGCAGAAACTTCAATGGTTTTAATACCAAAAGAAGCTATTGTAAACAACGGTCAATTAAGTGGCGTTTATACGGTAAGCCAAAGTAATACGGCTATTTTGCGTTGGTTACGTTTAGGTAGAACATTTGGAAATGAAGTAGAAGTATTATCTGGTTTAAACGCCAATGAAAGTTATATCGTTTCAGCAGAAGGAAAATTGTATAACGGAGCGAAAATAAGTGTGCAGTAG
- a CDS encoding DUF6691 family protein, which yields MKKTISYLLVGMLFGVIMYKSEAASWFRIFEMFRFESFHMYGIIGSALFFGIIFTQIIKRKKLKAIDGTPIIIPEKEKSVYRYLFGGIIFGLGWALAGACPGPLFTLVGAGFLPILIVIISAIVGTFLYGVLKDKLPH from the coding sequence ATGAAAAAAACTATTAGTTATTTATTAGTAGGAATGCTATTTGGTGTAATTATGTATAAATCTGAAGCAGCTTCTTGGTTTAGAATTTTCGAGATGTTTAGGTTTGAGTCCTTTCATATGTATGGAATTATTGGTTCTGCTTTATTCTTCGGAATTATTTTTACGCAAATCATAAAACGTAAAAAGCTAAAAGCTATAGATGGAACACCAATTATTATCCCTGAAAAAGAAAAATCGGTTTATAGATATTTATTTGGAGGAATTATTTTTGGATTAGGTTGGGCTTTAGCTGGAGCTTGTCCTGGACCATTATTTACTCTTGTTGGTGCTGGTTTTTTACCAATATTAATAGTTATTATATCGGCGATAGTAGGTACGTTTTTATATGGTGTTTTAAAGGATAAACTTCCTCATTAG
- a CDS encoding YgaP family membrane protein, which produces MLNRYIRAIAGIFVIISVLLGMYVNQNWLWFTVFVGANLFQSAITKWCLMEDILTKVFKINK; this is translated from the coding sequence ATGTTAAACAGGTATATAAGAGCAATAGCAGGAATTTTTGTTATAATAAGCGTATTATTAGGTATGTACGTTAATCAAAATTGGTTATGGTTTACAGTGTTTGTAGGCGCAAATTTATTTCAGTCTGCAATCACTAAATGGTGTTTGATGGAAGATATTTTAACTAAAGTATTCAAAATCAATAAGTAA
- a CDS encoding sensor histidine kinase gives MSKVSNLPDVEFYDIAEDYQNYIWLAANKGLYRYNGKTYEQFTHPEQKSNSLFQLKFDTENRLWCNNIYGQLFYVENDRLQLFYDASQLVNGQLAQFEILENNIRLFTVIGIFDINKTTKQVTEVFKGMCITNVRDHDSNYTFIINFEGELKRHRLYKLGKQKRTKILEITSANRIQSPKLFAFKNDVFLIHNSAKGNVLYVIDKAENTSKKVAIPLRLQNETIYNILNFDNEYWFLTSSGIFVYEFENEYFTFTEQLFSTESVTDVQIDFNNNYWFTTLDNGVFVSPNLNIRRVELSAIESKITASLALQNNHFVLGTNDGKLLFYHQNQLEKTLQLPGKKIIGKLYFDAEKEQLIVSINASESFIVDLKTDKITDVKNRFSVAKTFSKINDSTLFYGNYRQGIVYKKAFNNPEKQILKESRVKASVVSGNALFVSYIDGLYKYNCNTFSSEEIQYNSTSLLVNAIANTNEIIWLATQHNGLLKYEQNTLQSSGIKLPENIQINTILSDGWLLWIGTDSGLFQYHTKTHELKSLSAQDGLNTAVNSLLVLQNQLVVVLPNGFYTLPKQDGLFKTFKTAKVRVEAVSINDRDTLVASSYKLPHHLNKIGLKFNSNGFQSNQHVKYQYRVQEIDSSWQNIPLNTHFVNFNSLSSSTYTFELKAQNISAKNPVFAAPITFVIAKPFWETYWFYALVLLTVFGLIWLYFRWRLQQKEAQRIAEVDKILIDKKITNLRLENLRSQMNPHFIFNALNSIQDYIISNEKELASSYLVKFSRLIRMYLDYSQQNEITLEEELNALKLYLELEKVRFEDELEYAISVDNQLKTKQIKVPSLFIQPYVENALKHGLLHKLNDRKLQIEAKIIQQNKLEITVEDNGIGRAQSEKLKRPNQQHKPFATKANEERVHLYKNKLKRDIAITTNDLYDENDVAAGTKVVITMPIH, from the coding sequence ATGTCTAAGGTTTCTAACCTTCCAGATGTAGAATTTTATGATATCGCTGAAGACTACCAAAACTACATTTGGTTAGCAGCAAACAAAGGTTTGTATCGTTATAACGGAAAAACTTACGAGCAATTTACGCATCCAGAACAAAAATCAAATTCACTATTTCAATTAAAATTTGATACCGAAAACCGACTTTGGTGTAACAATATTTACGGACAATTATTTTATGTTGAAAATGATCGTTTACAACTATTTTACGATGCAAGTCAACTTGTAAATGGGCAATTAGCACAATTTGAAATTTTAGAAAATAACATCAGGTTATTTACCGTAATTGGGATTTTCGACATTAATAAAACCACCAAACAAGTTACCGAAGTCTTTAAAGGTATGTGTATTACCAATGTTAGAGACCACGATAGTAATTACACGTTTATTATTAATTTTGAAGGCGAATTAAAGCGTCACCGATTATATAAATTAGGAAAGCAAAAAAGAACTAAAATACTTGAAATTACAAGTGCCAATCGTATACAATCGCCAAAACTATTTGCTTTTAAAAACGATGTATTTTTAATTCACAATAGTGCAAAAGGAAATGTGCTTTATGTGATTGATAAAGCAGAAAATACGTCAAAAAAAGTAGCAATACCGTTACGATTACAAAACGAAACCATCTACAATATTTTAAATTTTGATAACGAATATTGGTTTTTAACTAGTTCTGGAATTTTTGTTTATGAGTTTGAAAATGAATATTTTACGTTTACAGAACAACTTTTTAGTACCGAATCTGTTACCGACGTTCAAATAGATTTTAACAACAATTATTGGTTTACTACACTAGATAATGGTGTGTTTGTATCACCTAATTTAAATATTCGTCGTGTAGAATTATCAGCTATTGAATCTAAAATTACAGCTTCTTTAGCATTACAAAACAATCATTTTGTATTAGGAACCAATGACGGTAAATTACTGTTTTACCACCAAAATCAACTGGAGAAAACGCTGCAATTACCTGGTAAAAAGATAATTGGTAAATTATATTTTGATGCTGAAAAAGAGCAATTAATTGTTAGTATAAATGCTTCAGAATCTTTTATAGTCGATTTAAAAACCGATAAAATTACCGATGTAAAAAACCGATTTTCGGTAGCAAAAACATTTTCAAAAATAAATGACAGCACCTTGTTTTATGGTAATTACCGTCAAGGTATTGTGTATAAAAAAGCGTTTAATAATCCTGAAAAACAAATTCTAAAGGAAAGTCGTGTAAAGGCTTCAGTAGTCTCGGGTAACGCGTTGTTTGTGTCTTATATCGACGGACTTTACAAATACAATTGTAATACCTTTTCTTCTGAAGAAATTCAATACAATTCAACTAGTTTATTAGTAAATGCTATCGCAAACACTAACGAAATTATTTGGTTAGCAACGCAACACAACGGATTACTTAAATATGAGCAAAACACATTACAATCCTCTGGAATTAAACTTCCTGAAAATATTCAAATCAACACCATTTTGTCCGATGGTTGGTTACTGTGGATAGGAACCGATTCTGGCTTATTTCAATATCACACCAAAACTCATGAGCTTAAATCGTTAAGTGCGCAAGATGGTTTAAATACTGCAGTAAATAGCCTTTTGGTGTTGCAAAATCAGTTGGTCGTAGTTTTACCAAATGGCTTTTACACTTTGCCAAAACAAGATGGCCTGTTTAAAACTTTTAAAACTGCAAAGGTTAGGGTAGAAGCGGTATCGATTAACGATCGAGATACTTTGGTAGCAAGCAGCTATAAATTGCCTCATCATTTAAATAAAATAGGTTTAAAGTTCAATTCTAACGGATTTCAATCTAACCAGCATGTAAAATATCAATATCGTGTACAAGAAATAGATTCTAGTTGGCAAAATATTCCTTTAAATACGCATTTTGTCAACTTTAATAGTTTATCAAGTAGCACATATACTTTCGAATTAAAAGCGCAAAATATTAGTGCTAAAAATCCTGTTTTTGCAGCACCAATAACCTTTGTTATTGCTAAGCCATTTTGGGAAACCTATTGGTTTTATGCATTGGTTTTATTAACTGTTTTTGGATTAATTTGGCTGTATTTTAGATGGCGATTACAACAAAAAGAAGCACAACGCATTGCTGAAGTTGATAAAATTTTAATCGATAAAAAAATAACGAATTTAAGGTTAGAAAATCTACGTTCGCAAATGAATCCACATTTCATTTTTAATGCTTTAAATTCAATTCAAGATTATATCATTTCCAATGAAAAGGAATTGGCAAGCTCGTATTTAGTGAAGTTTAGCCGATTAATCCGTATGTATTTAGACTACAGTCAGCAAAACGAAATTACTTTAGAGGAAGAATTAAACGCGTTAAAATTGTATTTAGAATTAGAAAAAGTGCGTTTTGAAGATGAATTGGAATATGCGATTTCTGTCGATAATCAATTGAAGACAAAACAGATAAAAGTACCGTCATTATTCATTCAACCGTACGTTGAAAATGCTTTAAAACACGGATTACTACACAAATTAAACGATCGAAAATTACAAATTGAAGCTAAAATTATTCAGCAAAATAAATTAGAAATTACGGTTGAAGATAACGGAATTGGTCGAGCACAATCCGAAAAATTAAAACGACCAAACCAACAGCACAAACCCTTTGCCACTAAAGCTAATGAGGAACGTGTGCATCTTTATAAAAACAAATTAAAACGTGATATAGCTATAACTACCAACGATTTGTATGATGAAAATGATGTTGCTGCAGGTACAAAAGTGGTCATCACGATGCCAATACATTAA